In a single window of the Leptospira sanjuanensis genome:
- a CDS encoding GMC oxidoreductase, which yields MKKYEAVVIGTGFGGAVTGCRLSKKWPGQVLILERGKRYPKGSFPRSPHDMSKNFWNVPEENSSKIRPKKLSKLNQTGLFDIRNYKHMDVVISAGLGGGSLIYANVFLEPPDHIFDERWPANVKKKSLTPYYKIVKEVLGSRPIPIGDDPRRKIVRTELYQKFAKSAGRESKLADINVFFGNDFKKPTPIGLQEKNRYGAVQTSCTYCAECDIGCNTHSKNTLDLNYLFVAENKYRADIRTEHLVHKIVPIGTDGNDNPSAHGENGYRIYFRDLSGDKRGELVSVVTKRVVVSAGTLGSTELLLRCKEEFKTLPDISDHLGKQFSGNGDFLSFAVNGKKEANPNYGPVITQYTDYNLFKSYDSQRAFVLQDASYPVFAAYFAEAAIPWFLRIGFFFHMLGELFKRFWSGKIFGKVGYLMSELMKGDLSYTSAVLLCMGIDRSDGAMVLDRKKGFQVQWPQKNSMSLYKAILGVMKDFASFINAKSYFPLPTWAWPIRNNVSVHPLGGCILGTAKTNAVTSADSKTFGQVFSYQGLYVADGSLSPTAVGANPSMTIAALSERVAEGITGIKPTAKL from the coding sequence ATGAAAAAATATGAAGCGGTTGTGATTGGAACCGGTTTCGGCGGAGCCGTGACCGGATGTAGACTGAGTAAAAAATGGCCGGGCCAGGTTTTGATTCTGGAGCGAGGTAAACGGTATCCGAAGGGTTCTTTTCCGCGTTCTCCTCACGATATGTCCAAGAACTTTTGGAACGTTCCCGAGGAGAACAGTTCCAAAATCCGTCCGAAAAAACTTTCCAAACTCAATCAGACCGGTTTGTTCGATATTCGGAACTACAAGCACATGGACGTGGTAATCTCCGCCGGGTTAGGCGGGGGATCGCTGATCTACGCGAACGTCTTTTTGGAACCGCCGGATCATATCTTCGACGAACGTTGGCCCGCGAACGTAAAGAAGAAAAGTCTTACGCCGTATTACAAAATCGTAAAGGAAGTTCTGGGTTCGAGACCGATTCCTATCGGCGACGATCCGAGACGAAAAATCGTACGCACAGAACTCTATCAGAAGTTCGCAAAGTCGGCGGGACGAGAATCCAAACTTGCGGACATCAACGTATTTTTCGGGAACGATTTTAAAAAGCCCACGCCGATCGGACTTCAGGAAAAAAACCGTTACGGAGCGGTTCAGACTTCCTGCACGTATTGCGCCGAATGCGATATCGGATGCAACACTCATTCCAAAAACACCCTGGATCTGAATTATCTTTTCGTGGCGGAAAACAAATACAGAGCGGACATTCGCACGGAGCATCTCGTTCATAAGATCGTTCCGATCGGAACGGACGGGAACGACAATCCTTCCGCGCACGGAGAAAACGGTTATAGAATTTATTTCCGAGATCTTTCGGGAGACAAAAGGGGAGAACTCGTTTCCGTCGTCACGAAACGCGTCGTCGTATCCGCGGGAACGTTAGGCAGCACCGAACTTCTTCTTCGATGCAAAGAAGAATTCAAAACTTTGCCGGACATCTCGGATCATCTCGGTAAACAATTTTCAGGAAACGGGGACTTCTTATCCTTTGCGGTGAACGGTAAGAAAGAAGCGAACCCGAATTACGGTCCGGTTATCACTCAATACACGGATTATAATTTATTCAAAAGCTACGATAGCCAACGCGCCTTCGTTTTACAGGATGCGAGTTATCCGGTTTTTGCGGCGTATTTTGCCGAAGCGGCGATTCCTTGGTTCTTGCGGATCGGATTCTTCTTTCATATGTTAGGCGAACTCTTCAAGCGATTCTGGAGCGGAAAGATTTTCGGTAAGGTCGGCTACTTGATGAGCGAACTTATGAAAGGCGACTTATCTTATACTTCGGCCGTATTGCTTTGTATGGGAATCGATCGTTCGGACGGAGCGATGGTTCTCGATCGAAAGAAAGGATTTCAAGTTCAATGGCCGCAAAAGAACAGTATGTCTCTTTATAAGGCGATTCTCGGAGTGATGAAGGATTTCGCTTCGTTTATCAATGCAAAATCTTATTTTCCGCTTCCGACTTGGGCTTGGCCGATCCGCAACAACGTTTCCGTACACCCATTAGGCGGTTGTATACTCGGAACCGCGAAAACCAACGCTGTGACTTCGGCGGATTCCAAGACATTCGGCCAGGTTTTTTCGTATCAAGGGTTGTATGTCGCAGACGGAAGTTTGTCTCCGACCGCGGTCGGGGCCAATCCATCGATGACGATCGCCGCCCTTTCGGAACGAGTCGCCGAGGGAATTACGGGAATCAAGCCGACTGCAAAACTTTGA